One genomic region from Athalia rosae chromosome 3, iyAthRosa1.1, whole genome shotgun sequence encodes:
- the LOC105686911 gene encoding uncharacterized protein LOC105686911 isoform X2 — protein MEKRSENPRDAGAARQSSNGSRNHISSKKNKRRGGKKNNTISHNSGNTSSGASGGSLVSECVESRQQPMNSNYKNYMSTSTATAATAIPSPSEYGNVFWQQSGMQQQLLTTTNGQRLFAAVSDPTVCGYSPMPMTYAMEPVSLPPMYQLYQPIARPNYRSYNRVRTRRNHAQPPSPGITGPKMNPGNQVNGYSSLQENNFSYSMGIGYQNGDYASLPPVANMENETNAEELSSEHRRYSDPGLGPAQIPVNANSDDSESQESGSSVTTVGRSSKLVLSLIEQVTALKESNSQLFKELHQTKSELENVKIELGRLKQSNFADYQPGMLSDIVREMREAAKVREESLISKVKSMMNEKQPQATIESVISIEELDELKNQLTRITEEKAETETRLAKVEHELATLKSNANHEGQEIVALEEETLALRRELQEARASRTSAENRAAKLEKLVGILRKKMNGASAEETVAGIRGLVASGLNPINSSSESASGINDEIFTNSCNKSRSTSPSSDDSDQSRSNTPSRNDSMDNGNISINSGNSGLSGPVTDL, from the exons ATGGAAAAAAG ATCCGAGAACCCCAGAGACGCTGGTGCTGCAAGACAGAGCTCAAACGGCTCCCGGAATCACATaagctcgaaaaaaaacaaacgacggggtggtaaaaaaaacaacactaTTTCACATAATTCTGGAAACACAAGCTCTGGGGCCAGCGGAGGCAGTTTAGTCAGCGAATGTGTGGAATCTCGTCAACAGCCAATGAATTccaattacaaaaattatatgTCTACATCaactgcaacagcagcaacagcgatCCCCTCACCATCAGAATATGGGAATGTGTTCTGGCAGCAATCTGGAATGCAGCAACAGTTGTTGACGACCACAAATGGCCAAAGATTATTTGCTGCAGTCTCTGACCCCACAGTCTGCGGCTATTCTCCCATGCCTATGACTTATGCTATGGAACCTGTTTCACTACCACCAATGTATCAGCTCTATCAGCCAATTGCAAGACCGAATTATAGAAGTTATAACAGAGTAAGGACAAGGAGGAATCATGCACAACCTCCGAGTCCTGGTATTACTGGGCCTAAAATGAACCCAGGTAATCAAGTGAATGGATATTCCAGTCTCCAAGAGAATAATTTCTCTTATTCAATGGGAATTGGGTATCAGAATGGAGATTATGCGAGTCTCCCACCAGTTGCTAACATGGAAAATGAAACCAATGCTGAGGAGCTTAGCTCTGAACACAGAAGATACTCTGACCCTGGTTTGGGACCTGCTCAAATACCCGTCAACGCCAACAGCGATGATTCCGAAAGCCAGGAAAGCGGAAGCTCAGTTACGACTGTAGGAAGAAGTAGCAAACTCGTTTTATCACTGATCGAACAG GTCACAGCGTTAAAGGAAAGCAATAGCCAGCTGTTTAAAGAACTGCATCAAACTAAATCCGAGTTGGAAAACGTTAAGATCGAATTGGGCAGACTGAAGCAAAGCAACTTCGCCGATTATCAACCGGGCATGTTATCAG ATATCGTCAGAGAGATGCGAGAGGCGGCGAAAGTTCGGGAAGAATCGTTAATTTCAAAAGTAAAATCTATGATGAACGAGAAACAACCTCAGGCAACAATCGAATCGGTAATTTCTATTGAGGAACTTGACGAATTGAAG AACCAATTAACGCGGATAACCGAAGAAAAGGCTGAAACTGAGACACGACTAGCTAAAGTGGAACACGAACTAGCTACGCTAAAATCTAATGCAAA TCACGAGGGCCAGGAAATCGTCGCCCTTGAAGAAGAGACATTGGCGTTGCGTCGCGAGCTTCAGGAGGCCCGTGCGTCTAGAACAAGTGCCGAAAATCGCGCAGCAAA ACTGGAAAAATTGGTGGGAATACTTCGCAAGAAGATGAACGGCGCTAGCGCCGAGGAAACTGTTGCCGGCATCCGTGGTCTCGTAGCTTCCGGTCTAAATCCAATCAACTCATCTTCTGAATCCGCGTCCGGCATAAACGACGAGATCTTTACAAATAGCTGCAACAAATCCCGATCTACGAGCCCGTCAAGCGACGATTCGGATCAATCACGATCGAACACCCCTTCCCGAAACGATTCTATGGATAATGGTAATATCAGCATTAATTCGGGAAATTCCGGACTATCCGGACCAGTTACCGATCTTTAA
- the LOC105686911 gene encoding uncharacterized protein LOC105686911 isoform X1, with translation MEKRSENPRDAGAARQSSNGSRNHISSKKNKRRGGKKNNTISHNSGNTSSGASGGSLVSECVESRQQPMNSNYKNYMSTSTATAATAIPSPSEYGNVFWQQSGMQQQLLTTTNGQRLFAAVSDPTVCGYSPMPMTYAMEPVSLPPMYQLYQPIARPNYRSYNRVRTRRNHAQPPSPGITGPKMNPGNQVNGYSSLQENNFSYSMGIGYQNGDYASLPPVANMENETNAEELSSEHRRYSDPGLGPAQIPVNANSDDSESQESGSSVTTVGRSSKLVLSLIEQVTALKESNSQLFKELHQTKSELENVKIELGRLKQSNFADYQPGMLSDIVREMREAAKVREESLISKVKSMMNEKQPQATIESVISIEELDELKNQLTRITEEKAETETRLAKVEHELATLKSNANHEGQEIVALEEETLALRRELQEARASRTSAENRAAKCVKAVARPVTPVTVISTPSSTNDIHTIAIITPSKTQETSSSSITAVSTDSTEKMTKNDKIAAIVVQPAFNFSKLSKISDSKILKDDERKLVYEIRATSTPKSHSDQNNRREDRVSSNDRSSLSTKNNSGEIVQHANKSKSICSERYHDNMKNFEKLGARKMKLKKNFSLPIDATTVNSVIPDVAVVSAGKSLTTIPKKPCSVKILSTKGLKPPPTKATYTTAYI, from the exons ATGGAAAAAAG ATCCGAGAACCCCAGAGACGCTGGTGCTGCAAGACAGAGCTCAAACGGCTCCCGGAATCACATaagctcgaaaaaaaacaaacgacggggtggtaaaaaaaacaacactaTTTCACATAATTCTGGAAACACAAGCTCTGGGGCCAGCGGAGGCAGTTTAGTCAGCGAATGTGTGGAATCTCGTCAACAGCCAATGAATTccaattacaaaaattatatgTCTACATCaactgcaacagcagcaacagcgatCCCCTCACCATCAGAATATGGGAATGTGTTCTGGCAGCAATCTGGAATGCAGCAACAGTTGTTGACGACCACAAATGGCCAAAGATTATTTGCTGCAGTCTCTGACCCCACAGTCTGCGGCTATTCTCCCATGCCTATGACTTATGCTATGGAACCTGTTTCACTACCACCAATGTATCAGCTCTATCAGCCAATTGCAAGACCGAATTATAGAAGTTATAACAGAGTAAGGACAAGGAGGAATCATGCACAACCTCCGAGTCCTGGTATTACTGGGCCTAAAATGAACCCAGGTAATCAAGTGAATGGATATTCCAGTCTCCAAGAGAATAATTTCTCTTATTCAATGGGAATTGGGTATCAGAATGGAGATTATGCGAGTCTCCCACCAGTTGCTAACATGGAAAATGAAACCAATGCTGAGGAGCTTAGCTCTGAACACAGAAGATACTCTGACCCTGGTTTGGGACCTGCTCAAATACCCGTCAACGCCAACAGCGATGATTCCGAAAGCCAGGAAAGCGGAAGCTCAGTTACGACTGTAGGAAGAAGTAGCAAACTCGTTTTATCACTGATCGAACAG GTCACAGCGTTAAAGGAAAGCAATAGCCAGCTGTTTAAAGAACTGCATCAAACTAAATCCGAGTTGGAAAACGTTAAGATCGAATTGGGCAGACTGAAGCAAAGCAACTTCGCCGATTATCAACCGGGCATGTTATCAG ATATCGTCAGAGAGATGCGAGAGGCGGCGAAAGTTCGGGAAGAATCGTTAATTTCAAAAGTAAAATCTATGATGAACGAGAAACAACCTCAGGCAACAATCGAATCGGTAATTTCTATTGAGGAACTTGACGAATTGAAG AACCAATTAACGCGGATAACCGAAGAAAAGGCTGAAACTGAGACACGACTAGCTAAAGTGGAACACGAACTAGCTACGCTAAAATCTAATGCAAA TCACGAGGGCCAGGAAATCGTCGCCCTTGAAGAAGAGACATTGGCGTTGCGTCGCGAGCTTCAGGAGGCCCGTGCGTCTAGAACAAGTGCCGAAAATCGCGCAGCAAAGTGCGTAAAAGCAGTAGCAAGACCTGTCACGCCTGTAACTGTTATCAGTACACCATCTTCTACAAACGATATTCACACTATAGCAATAATCACGCCATCCAAAACCCAAGAAACTTCATCATCCTCTATTACCGCTGTCTCAACTGACTCAACTGAAAAAATGACTAAGAATGACAAAATTGCCGCTATAGTTGTACAACCGGCGTTCAATTTCTCAAagttatcgaaaatttccgacagtaaaattttgaaagatgaCGAAAGGAAACTGGTCTACGAAATCAGAGCTACTAGTACGCCAAAAAGTCATTCCGATCAGAATAATCGGCGGGAAGACCGAGTTTCAAGCAACGATAGATCGTCCTtgtcgacgaaaaataacagCGGTGAAATCGTTCAGCATGCTAATAAAAGTAAATCAATTTGCAGCGAAAGATATCACGACAatatgaaaaactttgaaaaattaggaGCGCGTAAAATGAAGCtcaagaaaaattttagtCTTCCAATCGACGCGACAACTGTTAATTCCGTTATACCCGACGTCGCAGTTGTTTCAGCGGGTAAGAGTTTGACGACAATCCCTAAAAAACCATGTTCCGTTAAAATCCTTAGTACCAAAGGCCTCAAACCCCCACCAACAAAAGCAACTTATACCACAGCCTATATATAG
- the LOC105686782 gene encoding dynein axonemal intermediate chain 3 — translation MDLDEDYEETGNDDRDDDRDEEYLGQNYDGEYGEDGARVESEARFENEYDEAEENVGDEEEEFPEDVESELIRLSSGNSSGFEGIARINLSPLTQKIVGCVIGENVTTEYPWIYVKKEIIEDNIDLHDESSDFLPIKDAVIEFPGNKMLVGYAPSSSQEGQFYVCVTEAARDSVIEHIDELRSVQENRVRNAVYKTVGTWTSLGSEIEVNYEIEKNTRPLFEIEVQTTSNLLNQEMNFSDRGAGDQRDGYVELIPQGDEFASVARTVIGRGDQVKPTVRDNEAQTDPSMPNNMWTQYDYECRVIDPAEYDEEKSGALSDFLEKYREEVCDYVAVNEKWDVYYNDYAGLVRNERDTNPPEVVKYLEHQSYSDGRICKDRVVNSFIWHPLWTGTAAAAYTHHSKVETLSRPEGHDEVRRACEGSNKVLIWSFTDCLTPKLILDSPREVTAVSFCPLDGNVVVGGCANGQVAIWDITGKIENVETVEVRTAAQVKYRVSMQSLMTWMNETTSPSTIRPAAMSNLQYSQVAPITEIIWVPPYNKLDKNGRVQSLPKDTPVENLTWQFVTSSEDGTVAFWDLKLDQPSELSEGRMRTKSKRRVPRPDPLIQAISPYKQLDRVFRPDYMITIKSSEDVTVPLTTVNMYYPKFPTIQLTEEIAGMNISTRRYHQHVIEKPDYEMEPYLVVGTTEGDLMRFTWDGYEFSTGMPVNNEPAVVLAWSKIHDGPVTVVARSKYVRKVLITIGGKVFALWRDDSMLPILWRKNKMKYTACCWGSSRPTLFLLAQNDGTIEIWDLLMRSEQPMFTQSVSGRTITGLVTHSLYLNPRCIAFSDFNGTLRVFTAPDVLMLFEESDIKWLEQFVDREVERIKEFKEWQERWSSTNLENIERKKILAELDAEKQRLEEVNRKNKEMEDAAAQQAGEKAARVRSRPRPEEFLARAKERWKAMELRRMQRVILDKKGLRKDDLEKQRAPMMMLRDEAQRKKKKLRKVLQMQDKIFEDTIAFLFPDQYRERKATLLFKDQEAASVRTKVKTGTEDGDDLADLLRSEEAQIPVTQFQSPEEEMVFQFLETQAEALEIVRRNPYKPTFVWRKVLTEGKYRRKVMDMQLARRNGHRRDYLDMKSMKEAVKTRARAGTVWFTAIDRNEDADVEDREPDADDDDEEEEVRNEEGD, via the exons ATGGACCTCGACGAGGACTACGAAGAAACCGGAAACGATGACAGGGATGACGATCGCGACGAGGAATATTTGGGGCAAAATTACGACGGAGAATATGGCGAAGATGGTGCGAGAGTGGAATCAGAGGCGCGATTTGAAAACGAATACGACGAAGCGGAGGAAAACGtgggagatgaagaagaagaattccCCGAAGACGTCGAAAGTGAATTAATTCGATTATCCTCAGGGAATAGTAGC GGATTCGAGGGAATCGCCAGGATAAATTTGTCCCCGTTAACTCAGAAGATCGTGGGATGCGTGATCGGTGAAAATGTCACCACCGAGTACCCCTGGATTTACGTTAAAAAGGAGATAATAGAGGATAACATTGACCTTCACGACGAGAGCAGCGATTTTTTGCCGATCAAAGACGCGGTTATCGAATTCCCTGGGAACAAGATGCTCGTCGGTTACGCACCTTCCAGTAGTCAAGAGGGACAATTTTACGTGTGCGTTACAGAAGCTGCCAGGGATTCCGTGATCGAACATATCGACGAGCTGAGAAGCGTGCAGGAGAATCGTGTGAGAAACGCGGTTTACAAAACCGTTGGAACGTGGACGTCCTTGGGAAGTGAAATCGAAGTCAATTACGAAATTGAGAAGAACACGAGACCGTTGTTCGAAATCGAG GTCCAGACCACTTCTAATTTGTTGAATCAAGAGATGAACTTCTCCGATCGTGGAGCCGGAGACCAGAGGGATGGCTATGTGGAGCTGATCCCGCAGGGAGATGAATTTGCGAGCGTTGCTCGAACAGTTATAGGCCGTGGCGATCAGGTGAAACCGACCGTCAGGGACAATGAAGCGCAAACCGATCCTTCCATGCCGAATAACATGTGGACGCAGTACGATTACGAGTGTCGAGTAATCGACCCTGCCGAgtacgacgaagaaaaatcaggAGCGCTGTCCGATTTCCTTGAAAAGTATCGGGAGGAAGTCTGCGATTAT GTAGCTGTTAACGAGAAGTGGGACGTTTACTACAACGATTACGCTGGTTTGGTTCGAAACGAGAGGGATACAAATCCTCCGGAAGTGGTCAAGTATCTCGAACATCAGAGTTACTCGGACGGAAGGATATGCAAGGATCGAGTGGTCAACAGTTTTATTTGGCATCCACTTTGGACAGGCACTGCGGCCGCCGCCTACACTCATCACAGCAAAGTGGAGACCCTGAGTCGACCCGAAGGACACGACGAA GTTCGTCGCGCTTGCGAAGGAAGCAACAAGGTCCTCATCTGGTCATTCACGGACTGTCTTACTCCGAAACTGATTTTGGACTCTCCTCGGGAAGTGACTGCGGTTTCCTTTTGCCCGTTAGACGGTAACGTTGTCGTCGGAGGTTGCGCTAACGGACAA GTTGCGATTTGGGACATAacaggaaaaatagaaaacgtgGAGACCGTCGAAGTTCGTACAGCGGCCCAAGTGAAATACAGAGTGTCGATGCAGAGCCTGATGACCTGGATGAACGAAACGACGTCGCCGTCAACAATCAGGCCAGCAGCTATGTCGAATCTACAATATAGTCAGGTGGCTCCGATAACCGAAATAATTTGGGTTCCTCCCTACAACAAACTCGACAAAAATGGACGGGTCCAAAGCCTCCCCAAAGACACACCGGTCGAGAATCTGACTTGGCAGTTCGTAACATCGAGCGAAGATGGGACGGTTGCTTTTTGGGACTTGAAGTTAG ACCAACCTTCAGAACTCAGCGAAGGTCGTATGAGAACAAAGTCCAAGCGACGAGTTCCCAGACCTGATCCTTTGATCCAGGCGATTTCACCCTATAAACAATTGGACAGGGTATTCAGACCCGACTACATGATCACCATCAAAAGTTCGGAAGACGTTACGGTTCCTCTGACAACCGTTAACATGTACTACCCCAAATTCCCCACCATTCAATTGACCGAGGAAATTGCCGGAATGAACATATCGACCAGACGTTACCACCAGCACGTCATAGAAAAGCCGGACTACGAAATGGAGCCGTACCTAGTTGTGGGTACGACGGAGGGCGATCTGATGCGGTTCACTTGGGATGGTTACGAATTCTCAACCGGGATGCCGGTGAATAACGAACCCGCTGTCGTCCTGGCTTGGAGCAAAATACACGACGGACCCGTCACCGTTGTCGCAAGGTCAAAGTACGTCCGCAAAGTGCTCATCACGATCGGTGGCAAGGTCTTCGCACTGTGGCGTGACGATTCGATGCTCCCCATACTGtggagaaagaataaaatgaa GTACACGGCCTGCTGTTGGGGTTCTTCCAGACCAACGTTGTTCCTACTCGCTCAAAATGACGGTACCATTGAGATATGGGATTTGTTGATGCGAAGCGAGCAGCCAATGTTCACCCAGAGTGTGTCCGGCCGAACTATAACTGGTTTGGTGACGCACAGCTTGTATTTGAATCCGAGGTGCATCGCGTTTTCGGATTTCAACGGGACGTTGAGGGTTTTCACCGCGCCGGACGTGTTGATGCTGTTCGAGGAAAGTGACATCAAATGGCTGGAGCAATTCGTTGACAGGGAGGTTGAGAGGATAAAAGAATTCAAGGAATGGCAGGAACGGTGGAGTTCTACGAATCTTGAGAATATCGAGCGCAAAAAGATCCTCGCTGAACTAGATGCCGAGAAACAGAGACTGGAGGAAGTTAACAGAAAGAATAAGGAAATGGAGGACGCTGCAGCGCAGCAGGCGGGCGAAAAGGCGGCTCGTGTccga AGTCGTCCGAGACCGGAGGAATTTCTAGCGAGGGCGAAAGAACGTTGGAAAGCGATGGAGCTTCGTCGTATGCAAAGAGTGATATTGGACAAAAAAGGACTGCGCAAAGACGACCTTGAAAAGCAGCGCGCGCCGATGATGATGCTGAGGGACGAGGCccagcgaaagaaaaagaagcttcGAAAAGTCCTCCAGATGCAGGACAAAATTTTCGAGGACACTATCGCCTTTTTATTTCCCGATCAGTACCGGGAACGGAAGGCAACCTTACTCTTCAAGGACCAAGAAGCAGCGTCCGTtagaacaaaagtaaaaaccgGAACGGAAGACGGTGACGATCTAGCCGATCTCCTTCGAAGTGAAGAGGCTCAAATTCCTGTAACCCAATTCCAAAGTCCCGAGGAAGAAATGGTCTTCCAGTTTCTGGAAACTCAAGCTGAAGCGCTTGAAATTGTACGACGTAACCCTTACAAACCAACGTTTGTATGGAGGAAAGTTTTGACCGAGGGTAAATATAGAAGAAAGGTCATGGACATGCAACTTGCCAGACGAAACGGACACAGAAGAGATTACTTGGATATGAAGAGCATGAAGGAAGCTGTGAAAACACGCGCCAGGGCTGGAACTGTATGGTTCACGGCTATCGACAGGAATGAGGATGCCGATGTAGAAGATCGGGAGCCGGATGCCGATG atgacgacgaagaagaagaggtaaGGAACGAAGAAGGtgattga